In one window of bacterium DNA:
- the ispD gene encoding 2-C-methyl-D-erythritol 4-phosphate cytidylyltransferase has translation MISVIIAGGGKGNRLGGIPKAFLKIGQKQLLYYSIEKFYEKVCEIVLVLPYGYVEKWNRKLKNIYKNIEVISGGEHRQDSVNEGIKALKKKDGIIIIHDVARPFFSDNLLNRLIKSAKKYGAAVPYIETQDTLKERDGTFVKHTLDRENIVSIQTPQVFKAEIIINAYKEAYKEHFYATDDATLVERSGVKVYLVKGERENIKITYPIDINIAKEILKNGKRRNSIP, from the coding sequence ATGATATCCGTTATAATCGCTGGAGGAGGAAAAGGTAATCGGCTTGGAGGTATCCCGAAGGCATTTTTGAAAATTGGGCAGAAACAACTTCTTTATTATTCCATTGAAAAATTTTATGAAAAAGTATGTGAAATTGTATTAGTCCTTCCTTATGGATATGTTGAAAAGTGGAACAGAAAATTAAAAAATATCTATAAAAATATAGAAGTTATCTCCGGGGGGGAACACAGGCAGGACTCTGTTAATGAAGGAATAAAAGCACTTAAAAAAAAAGATGGGATTATAATAATACATGATGTGGCCAGGCCATTTTTCTCTGATAATCTTCTTAACCGATTGATAAAAAGCGCTAAAAAATATGGCGCAGCAGTACCTTATATAGAGACACAGGATACCTTAAAGGAAAGGGATGGAACTTTTGTTAAACACACCCTTGACAGAGAAAACATCGTATCCATTCAGACACCTCAGGTATTTAAAGCAGAAATTATCATAAATGCCTATAAAGAAGCATATAAAGAGCATTTTTATGCAACTGATGATGCAACACTTGTTGAGCGATCAGGAGTGAAGGTATATCTTGTAAAAGGGGAGAGAGAAAACATAAAGATAACTTATCCAATAGATATTAATATAGCAAAGGAGATACTGAAAAATGGGAAAAGGAGGAATAGCATACCCTGA
- the argJ gene encoding bifunctional glutamate N-acetyltransferase/amino-acid acetyltransferase ArgJ, protein MGKGGIAYPDGFSASAVYCGIKDERKEDLSLIFSESPCIAAGTFTTNQFKSYSLLWTLKHIKNPVHAVLVNSGNANTCNGEENYKHTELIVHKIADLLKIKPHSVLTGSTGTIGKPLPYEKIISALPELVKTLSPENHTLAARGIMTTDKITKEFQIDTGIKGKYKNVYIGGMAKGAGMINPCMATMLSFITTDAVIERNVLQNVIKEAVEESFNMVNVDNDTSTNDMVICLANGKAKNKRIESGSDEYKKFLSSLKILCTELAKMIASDGEGATKLIEVVVKGGWCLKDARRVAKRIAGSNLFKSAVYGAYPNWGRILAAAGSVNAKMDIKKAEVSICGVKVYNGNPVKYDEENLHRLMEHSDKINVEVDIKKGLFSATAWGCDLTEDYVKINKE, encoded by the coding sequence ATGGGAAAAGGAGGAATAGCATACCCTGATGGTTTTTCTGCATCTGCTGTCTATTGTGGAATAAAAGATGAGAGGAAAGAAGACCTATCCCTTATATTCTCAGAATCCCCCTGTATAGCAGCAGGTACATTCACTACAAATCAGTTCAAATCATACAGTTTGCTCTGGACACTAAAACATATAAAAAATCCAGTCCATGCTGTGCTTGTAAACAGTGGTAATGCCAATACCTGTAATGGAGAGGAAAATTATAAACATACAGAACTTATAGTACATAAAATAGCAGACCTTCTAAAAATAAAACCACATTCAGTTCTTACAGGTTCAACAGGTACCATCGGAAAACCCCTGCCCTATGAAAAAATTATCTCTGCGCTTCCAGAACTTGTAAAGACCTTAAGTCCTGAAAACCATACACTTGCTGCAAGAGGAATAATGACTACAGATAAGATTACAAAGGAATTTCAGATTGACACAGGGATTAAAGGAAAGTATAAAAATGTCTATATAGGAGGTATGGCTAAAGGTGCAGGAATGATAAACCCATGTATGGCAACAATGCTCTCTTTTATTACTACAGATGCTGTAATTGAAAGAAATGTATTACAAAATGTTATAAAAGAAGCAGTTGAAGAATCATTCAATATGGTTAATGTGGATAATGATACAAGTACCAATGATATGGTTATATGTCTTGCCAATGGAAAGGCAAAAAATAAAAGAATTGAAAGTGGTTCAGATGAGTATAAGAAATTTTTATCATCGCTTAAAATACTATGTACAGAACTTGCAAAGATGATTGCTTCTGATGGAGAAGGGGCAACGAAACTTATAGAAGTGGTAGTTAAAGGTGGCTGGTGTCTAAAAGATGCAAGAAGGGTAGCGAAAAGGATTGCAGGTTCAAATCTGTTTAAATCCGCTGTTTATGGTGCTTATCCAAACTGGGGAAGGATTCTCGCTGCTGCTGGTTCTGTAAATGCAAAGATGGATATAAAAAAGGCAGAGGTATCTATATGTGGAGTTAAGGTCTACAACGGAAATCCTGTGAAATATGATGAAGAGAATCTTCATAGATTAATGGAACATTCAGATAAGATAAATGTTGAGGTAGATATTAAAAAAGGGCTGTTTTCTGCTACTGCGTGGGGATGTGACCTTACAGAGGACTATGTAAAGATAAATAAGGAGTAA